In Kiritimatiellia bacterium, the genomic stretch GCCAGCGCGAGCTTATCATCGGCGACCGCCAGACCGGCAAAACGGCCGTGGCGGTGGACGCCATCATCAACCAGAAGGACACGGATGTGGTCTGCATTTATGTGGCGATCGGCCAGAAAAATTCAACCGTGGCGCAGGTCATCAAGGCGTTTGAGGACAACAAGGTCATGGAAAAAACCATCCTGGTCAACGCTTCCGCTTCCGAGCCGGCGCCCCTGCAGTATATCGCGCCTTACAGCGGCTGCGCCATGGCGGAAGAGTTCAGCGAAAACGGCGGCCACGTGCTGATTGTCTACGACGATTTGTCAAAACATGCCGTTGCCTACCGCCAGATGTCGCTTTTGTTGCGGCGGCCGCCGGGACGGGAAGCCTATCCGGGCGATGTGTTTTATCTGCACTCGCGTCTGCTGGAGCGTGCCGCGAAATACAGCGATGAAAAGGGCGGCGGCAGTATCACGGCCCTGCCCATCATTGAGACGCAGGCCGGCGACATATCGGCCTATATTCCAACGAACGTCATTTCCATCACCGACGGGCAGATTTACCTGGAAACAGACCTCTTTTACGCCGGCAATCGCCCGGCCATCAATGCCGGGCTTTCCGTTTCCCGCGTGGGCGGCAAGGCCCAGATCAAGGCCATGAAAAAAGTGGCCGGACAACTCCGGCTGAACCAGGCGCAGTACCGCGAGCTGAAGGCGTTTTCGCAGTTTGCCGCCGACCTTGACAAGGCGACCCGCGGGCAGTTGAACCGCGGCGAGCGCCTCACGGAAGTTTTGAAGCAGGATCAGTATAAACCCCTGCCTGTGGAAAAGCAGGTCGCCGTTATTTTCGCCGGGGTTAACGGGTTTCTGGACGATTTGCCGGTTGCCGCGGTGAAAGATTTTGAAGCGGGGCTCTTCCGCTACCTTGACGAAAACGCCAGCGATCTTCTCCGCGATATCCGGGAAAAGGGCGATTTGAATGAAAGTTTGGAAAACCGGTTGCGCGACGAGATCGGCAGGTATAAAAACAGTTCGCCGAAAAACGCGGTCTGCTGAAGGGCGGATTGAAATTCACGGGCTTGCTCCGCCGCCGGTTGTCGTTCAGTTATGAATCCACGCGAAGTCAAAATCCGCCTGCGCGGGGTGCGTAAAACCCGGCAGATCACCCGCGCCATGAAAATGGTCGCGGCTGTGAAACTGCGCCATGCGCAGGCGGCGCTGGCCAACGCCCGGCCTTACGCCGAAAGAATGCGCTCGCTCGCCGCCGCGTTATTTGCCGGGACGGCCCCCGCCCGGGACGAGCATCCCTTTTTTTCGCCGCGGCCGGCCGGAAACATTCTGTTCGTTGTCGTGGCCTCCGATCGCGGCCTTTGCGGGAGCATGAATGCCAATGTTTTCCGCCAGGCCTTGCGGGCGGCCGGTGATTTTGAAGCGGGGACCGGCGCGGCAAAAAGACCGGTTGTTCACTTTTTTTTAATCGGACGCAAAGCACGGGATTTTTTCAGGGCGCAGCGGAACGCCCGCCCCGATGCCGTTTGCCGCGTCCGGGAAGAGGTTGACTTCGCGGGTATCAACGCCGTTCAGCTGGGCCGCCGATGCTGCGATTTTTACCGCCGGGGCGAGTTTGACCGGATAGAGTTTTTTTACAACGAAACCCCTTCCGGCCTTCAGCATTATCCGGCGCGCGCCGCGCTTTTCCCGCTGGATGTTTCCCGGATGAAGCAAGCTATCCCCGTTGCCCGCGATATCATCCTGGAACCGCCCGGCCCGGTTATGCTGGACGAGGTCGTCCACGCTTATGTTGCCGGCGAAGTGCGGAATATTTTGATGGAAGCGGAAGTGGCCGAACATGCGGCGCGCATGCTCATGATGGATCTGGCGACAAAAAACGCGGACGACTTGATTGCCGAACTGCACATGGCCATGAATAAATTGCGCCAACGCCTGATCACCAACGAGCTTGCGGATATAACCACC encodes the following:
- the atpG gene encoding ATP synthase F1 subunit gamma; protein product: MNPREVKIRLRGVRKTRQITRAMKMVAAVKLRHAQAALANARPYAERMRSLAAALFAGTAPARDEHPFFSPRPAGNILFVVVASDRGLCGSMNANVFRQALRAAGDFEAGTGAAKRPVVHFFLIGRKARDFFRAQRNARPDAVCRVREEVDFAGINAVQLGRRCCDFYRRGEFDRIEFFYNETPSGLQHYPARAALFPLDVSRMKQAIPVARDIILEPPGPVMLDEVVHAYVAGEVRNILMEAEVAEHAARMLMMDLATKNADDLIAELHMAMNKLRQRLITNELADITT
- the atpA gene encoding F0F1 ATP synthase subunit alpha; translated protein: MKIRPEEVTAILKTQLENYRAQAHETDVGTVLQVGDGIARVYGLSRVMASELISFPHSVYGLAMNLERDNVGCIVLGDDTRIEEGDEVRCTGRIIEVPVGKALLGRVVNALGQPVDGKGVVPTSKTRPIERRAPTVTERRPVYQPLQTGLKAVDSMVPIGRGQRELIIGDRQTGKTAVAVDAIINQKDTDVVCIYVAIGQKNSTVAQVIKAFEDNKVMEKTILVNASASEPAPLQYIAPYSGCAMAEEFSENGGHVLIVYDDLSKHAVAYRQMSLLLRRPPGREAYPGDVFYLHSRLLERAAKYSDEKGGGSITALPIIETQAGDISAYIPTNVISITDGQIYLETDLFYAGNRPAINAGLSVSRVGGKAQIKAMKKVAGQLRLNQAQYRELKAFSQFAADLDKATRGQLNRGERLTEVLKQDQYKPLPVEKQVAVIFAGVNGFLDDLPVAAVKDFEAGLFRYLDENASDLLRDIREKGDLNESLENRLRDEIGRYKNSSPKNAVC